The following are encoded together in the Patagioenas fasciata isolate bPatFas1 chromosome 7, bPatFas1.hap1, whole genome shotgun sequence genome:
- the STK17B gene encoding serine/threonine-protein kinase 17B has translation MSRRKLENKSLSGLLATSLQTQIRTDNFHNFYMLESKELGRGRCAVVRKCVAKSTGQEFAAKFLKKRRRGQDCKAEILHEIAVLELMKSNPRIVNLHEVYETANEIILVLEYAAGGEIFDLCVSDLDDRIGERDIVRLIRQILEGLCCLHENNIVHLDLKPQNILLSSVNPLGDVKIVDFGMSRKLESSSELRQIMGTTEYLAPEILNYDPVTTATDMWNIGVISYMLLTQESPFVGADNQETYLNISQVNVDYSEETFSSVSPPAKDFIQKLLIKNPEERPTAEACLSHSWLQQEEFILLSSPEETCGFSLMPGHAMKFSEERNVKSSCNGTCSNKEDKENIPEDSSTVSKRFRFDDSLQYPQDFTTDFIC, from the exons ATGTCGAGGAGAAAGTTGGAGAATAAAAGCCTTTCTGGCTTATTAGCTACATCTCTGCAGACACAAATCAGGACAGACAATTTCCACAATTTTTATATGCTTGAATCGAAAGAGCTAGGAAG GGGAAGATGTGCTGTGGTTAGAAAATGTGTAGCTAAATCCACAGGCCAAGAGTTTGCAGctaaatttttaaagaaaagaagaagaggtCAAGACTGCAAAGCAGAGATTCTTCATGAAATTGCCGTGCTTGAATTAATGAAATCTAATCCTCGCATAGTTAATCTCCATGAAGTCTATGAAACAGCAAATGAAATCATCTTAGTCTTGGAATA TGCTGCCGGAGGAGAAATATTTGACTTATGTGTCTCAGATCTTGATGACAGAATTGGTGAAAGGGATATTGTAAGACTTATTAGACAAATACTTGAAGGACTTTGCTGCTTGCATGAAAACAATATTGTTCATCTTGATTTAAAG CCTCAAAATATTTTGCTGAGCAGTGTCAATCCTCTTGGTGATGTAAAAATTGTAGATTTCGGTATGTCTCGGAAGCTGGAGAGTTCTAGTGAACTGCGGCAGATTATGGGAACAACAGAGTATCTAG CTCCAGAAATCTTAAACTACGATCCTGTTACCACAGCTACAGATATGTG GAACATAGGCGTTATTTCATACATGCTGCTGACACAAGAATCTCCATTTGTGGGAGCTGATAATCAAGAAACTTACCTTAATATATCTCAAGTTAACGTGGATTATTCAGAAGAAACATTTTCATCAGTTTCACCACCTGCCAAAGACTTCATTCAAAAACTTCTCATAAAAAATCCAGA GGAGAGACCCACAGCAGAGGCCTGTCTTTCTCATTCATGGCTGCAGCAAGAGGAGTTCATCCTCTTGTCCAGCCCTGAGGAAACTTGTGGCTTTTCTCTGATGCCAGGACACGCAATGAAATTCTCAGAAGAGCGGAATGTAAAATCCAGTTGTAATGGTACCTGTAGCAACAAGGAAGACAAAGAAAACATTCCAGAGGACAGCAGTACAGTCTCCAAACGTTTCCGTTTCGATGATTCATTGCAGTATCCCCAAGACTTCACGACAGACTTCATATGTTAA